The DNA region GTGCCGCGCTCTATCTCGGCACGCTGCTGCTGGTGGCCTGGCTGGTCGCCGCCGCCACCTCGCCGGCCTGGTTCGATCTCGTCAACTGGGCGTTCGGCACCTGGGCCGGCCAGGTCGTGCTGATCGGCTACACCTGGGCGCTGTTCCAGCACATGGCCGGCGGCATCCGCCACTTCATCTGGGATTTCGGCCGGGGCTTCGGCCCGGTGGCGCGCGAAGTGCTCACCCAGGCCTCGTTCGTCTTCTCCGGTGCCCTGACCGCCGCCGTCTGGGCGGCCGCCTATTTCCTGCGCTGAGGCCACCATGTCCGGATCCAACTCCTCGATTCGCACGCCGATGGCGCGGGCCCGCGGCCTCGGCTCGGCCAAGCGCGGCACCGAGCATTTCTGGGCCGAGCGCGTCACCGGCGTGGCGCTGATCCCGCTCACCTTCGTCCTGGCCTTCGCGCTGGCGTTCCTGGCCGGCAAGGACCACGCGACCGTGGTGCAGTGGATCGCCAACCCGCTTCTCGCCATTCCGCTGGTGCTGGTGATCGCCACCGGCGTCCATCACATGAAGATCGGCATGCAGGTGATCCTCGAGGACTACGTCCACTCCGAGCCGATCAAGTTCGCCGCGCTGATGCTGAACACCTTCTTCAGCTATGCGGTCGGCGCCACCGGCGCGTTCGCCGTTCTCAAGATCGCTTTCGGGGGCTGAGCGCCATGTCGACCAACGGTTCTTCCAACGGCGCCGCGGCGCCGGCGTTCACCGGCGCGGCCTATCCGGTGATCGAGCACGCCTATGACGTGGTGGTGGTCGGCGCCGGCGGCGCGGGCCTGCGCGCGGTGGTCGGCTGCTCGGAGGCCGGCCTGCGCACCGCCTGCGTCACCAAGGTGTTCCCGACCCGCTCGCACACCGTTGCGGCGCAGGGCGGCGTCGCCGCCTCGCTCGGCAATATGGGCGAGGACGACTGGCGCTGGCACATGTACGACACCGTCAAGGGCTCCGACTGGCTCGGCGACCAGGACGCGATCGAGTACATGGTGCGGAACGCCCCGGCCGCCGTCTACGAGCTGGAGCACTGGGGCGTGCCGTTCTCGCGCACCGAGGACGGCAAGATCTACCAGCGCCCGTTCGGCGGCATGACCACGCATTTCGGCAAGGGCATCGCGCAACGCACCTGCGCCGCCGCCGACCGCACCGGCCACGCCATGCTGCACACCATGTACGGCGCGGCGCTGAAGCACCGGGCCGAGTTCTTCGTCGAGTATTTCGCGCTCGACCTGATCATGGACGGCGGCGCCTGCCGCGGCGTGATCGCGCTCAAGCTCGACGACGGCACGCTGCACGCCTTCCGCGCCCACAAGACGGTGCTGGCGACCGGCGGCTACGGCCGCGCCTATTTCTCGGCCACCAGCGCCCACACCTGCACCGGCGACGGCAACGCCATGGTGCTGCGCGCCGGCCTGCCGCTGCAGGACATGGAGTTCGTGCAGTTCCACCCGACCGGCATCTACGGCTCGGGCTGCCTGATCACCGAGGGCTCGCGCGGCGAGGGCGGCTACCTCGTCAATTCCGAGGGCGAGCGCTTCATGGAGCGCTACGCGCCCTCCGCCAAGGATCTGGCCTCGCGCGACGTGGTGTCGCGCTCGATGACCATCGAGATCCGCGAGGGCCGCGGCGTCGGCAAGAACAAGGACCACATCTTCCTGCACCTCGACCATCTCGATCCGGCGGTGCTGGCCGAGCGCCTGCCCGGCATCTCGGAGAGCGCCAAGATCTTCGCCGGCGTCGACGTCACGCGCGAGCCGATCCCGGTGATCCCGACCGTCCACTACAATATGGGCGGCATCCCGACCAATTATCACGGCGAGGTGCTGACCAAGACCGACGGCAACCCCGACCATGTGGTGCCGGGCCTGTTCGCCATCGGCGAGGCCGCCTGCGTGTCGGTGCACGGCGCCAACCGGCTGGGCTCCAACTCGCTGATCGACCTCGTGGTGTTCGGCCGCGCCGCCGGGGCGCGCTGCGCCGAGACCACCGATCGCGGCGCCCGCCACGCGCCGCTGCCCAAGGACGCCTATGAGCCGGCGCTGGCCCGGCTCGACCGCCTGCGCCACGCCACCGGCGCGACGCCGACCGCCACGCTGCGTCTCGAGATGCAGAAGGTGATGCAGTCGAACTGCGCGGTGTTCCGCACCGGCGAGGTGCTGGAAGAGGGCAAGACGCTGATCCATCAGGTCTGGCAGGCCGCCGACGACATCCGGGTCTCCGACCGCTCGCTGATCTGGAACTCCGACCTCGTCGAGACGCTGGAGTTCGACAACCTCATCGCCCAGGCGACGGTGACGATGGAGGCTGCGGCAAACCGCACCGAATCGCGCGGCGCCCACGCCCGCGAGGATCATCCCGACCGCGACGACGCCAACTGGATGAAGCACACGCTGCTGTGGGCCGACCCGGTCAAGAAGTCGGTGACCATCGACTACCGGCCGGTGCACACCTACACGCTGTCCACCGACATCGAATACATCGAACCGAAAAAGCGCGTCTACTGACGCGCGGCCGCCGTCCGCAACGACTTCAAGACGAGGGACCGATGGTCCAGTTCACGCTGCCGAAGAACTCCAAGGTCACGAATGGCAAGGTGTGGCCGCACCCGCACGGTGCGGTCAACGTCACCGAGCTGCACGTCTATCGCTGGAATCCCGAGGACGGCCAGAACCCGCGCATCGACACCTATTTCGTCGATCGCGACGACTGCGGGCCGATGGTTCTCGACGCGCTGATCTGGATCAAGAACAAGATCGATCCGACGCTGACCTTCCGCCGCTCGTGCCGCGAAGGCATCTGCGGCTCCTGCGCGATGAACATCGACGGCACCAACACGCTCGCCTGCACCAAGGGCATGGACGAGGTGAAGGGGGTCATCAAGATCTATCCGCTGCCGCACATGCCGGTGGTGAAGGATCTGGTGCCCGACCTCACCGGCATCTACGCCCAGCACGCGGCGATCGAGCCGTGGCTGAAGACGGTGACGCCGGCGCCCGAGAAGGAATGGATCCAGACGCACGAGGACCGCGCCAAGCTCGACGGGCTCTATGAGTGCATCCTGTGCTTCTGCTGCTCCACCTCGTGCCCGAGCTACTGGTGGAACGCCGACCGCTATCTCGGCCCGGCGGTGCTGCTGCAGGCCTATCGCTGGCTGATCGACAGCCGCGACGAGTTCACCGGCGAGCGGCTCGACCATGTCGAGGATCCGTTCCGGCTCTACCGCTGCCACACCATCCTGAACTGCTCGAAGGCGTGCCCCAAGGGCCTCAACCCGGCCAAGGCGATCGCCGAGATCAAGCGGATGCTGGTCGAGCGCCAGACCTGATCGGGTTTGCGTGGACGGGAACCTGCGGGTCCGGACAGCATGGCCGGAACAGTCCCGGTCATCGCCGGGCTTGTCCCGGCGATCCCGACACCCTGGTCATCCCGCCGGCCGCCCTCTTGGACGACACCGCCGCGATCCCATCGAGATCGCCGGGACAAGCCCGGCGATGACCACGGTGAGCGCGCGCAAGCATCTCCGACGGTTTCCAGTCGACCCCTTCGGAATACCGGAAAATTCTTTGTAAACAAAGACGTTGATGGCCGGGACGGAGCCCGGCCATGACGGCGGCGGGTCAAGCCACCGGCCAGAAGGTCAATTGAACAGCTGGTACTGCCGGCCGAACGAGCCGCCGACGCGCTGGAAGCCCTCGCGCGCCGCGGTGTAGTTCTGGTTCAGGTTCAGCGCCTTGGCGTAGGAGCCGGCCGCCTTCTCCTTGTCGCCGATCTTCTCATAGGCTTGGCCGCGGGCGACCCAGGCGTCGATATTGCCCGCGTCTGCCGTCACCGCCTCGTCGAAGTCGTCGGCCGCCATCTTGGGGTCGTTCAGCGCCATGTAGGACATGCCGCGCGCCACGAACGGCTCGGACACGTTCGGCGCCAGCCCGATGGCGGTGGAGAAGTCGTCGATGGCGAACTTGTGCTGGCCCTGCGACTGATAGACCAGACCGCGATTGTGGTAGGCCTGGGCGTTGTCCGGCTTCAGCTCGATCGCCTTGTTGAAATCGGCCAGCGCCTGATTGGCCTGTCCCTGCAGGCGATAGACCGTGCCGCGCCCGACGAAGGCCGCCGAATAGGAGGGGTCGATGCGGATGGCGGCGTTGTAGTCGGCCAGCGCCTGATCCGACCGGCGCATCTTCTGGTGCACCAGCGCGCGGTTGGCGTAGGCCTGGGCGTAGTTGGGGTCGATCTGGATGGCGCGGTTGAAGTCGGCCAGCGCCTCCTGGTACTGGCCGGCGCGGCCATAGACCGATCCGCGCATGTTGTAGGCCTGCGGATCGTTGGGATTGCGCTGCACCACCTCGGTCAGCGACTGGAGGTTGGTCGAGGCGGCATAGCGAAGATCGTCGTCATCGCTGCCGGCGCCAACGCCGACACCCACCGTCTGGCAGCCGGCCATCAGAAACCCGGCCGCCGCCACCGCGGCAAGACGCCGGATCGCGTTGCGCCGGATCGCGTTGCGCAGGCCCATATCCATCGCTGTGTTCATCACGGGGTGTTCGGTCGACAATGCGGCGTTCTCGGGGCGACGGCCCATCCGCCACGCAAAATTCCCCGGCCGGCGGACTGTCCGCGCCGCATGAGGGCGCGTTTCAAGCAACGACGCGCGCCGGACCCGCCGGCCCGTTCGCGCGTCCGTGTCATCGCGTCTGCAGTTGGGGCATCATCCGATACGGCTGCCGGTCGATCCCTGCGGGATACCGGAAACGGTCGGACCGGACGCTCCAAAACCCTGTTAAGACCCTGAATCCCGCATTTCCGATCGCAGGCCCGTCCCGAGGCCCTGCGGAAAATGCTGCCGGCGGACCGCCCGGTCAGGCGCGCGGCGCGCGGCTCATGCCGCCGGGGCCGCCCATGCCCGGGCGCAGCACCTTCGGCTTGCTCGGGAGCAGGCCTTCGCGCTGGGCACGCTTGCGCGCCAGCTTGCGGGCGCGGCGCACGGCCTCCGCCTTCTCCCGGGCCTTCTTCTCGGACGGCTTCTCATAGTGGCCGCGAAGCTTCATCTCGCGGAAAATGCCCTCGCGCTGCATCTTCTTCTTCAGCGCCTTGAGAGCCTGATCGACATTATTGTCGCGAACGATGACCTGCACGCGTGTGCCTTTCGGGTCCTGGTCAAAACGGGATCAAACGGGAACGGCGGCCCCGCTGCGCGAGAGGCTTCGCGCAGGGATCGACGCCGCGGCCGCGCCCTTAGCAAAACCGGCACCATTTGTCCATGGCGTCCGCGGCCTCCCGCGCCGGAATCGTGCCGATACGCGGTTTCCCGCGTCGGCGGGCGCGGCCTGCCGTTTCGACAGGCGCGCCTTACGGTGTCCGGCATCCCGACGGGATCGGCCGGAAACCGGTCAGATGTGCAGCGCGCGCTTGTCGACCGCCAGCGCCGCCTCCTTCACCGCCTCCGGCAGCGTCGGGTGGGCGTGGCAGGTGCGGGCGATGTCCTCGGCGCTCGCGCCGAACTCCATGGCGATGGCGGCTTCCGCGATCATGTTGCCGGCGTCCGAGCCGATGATGTGGACGCCGAGCACCCGGTCGGTCGCCGCATCGGCCAGGATCTTCACGAAGCCCTCGGTCTGCTGGTTGGCCTTGGCGCGGCCATTGGCGGTGAACGGGAACTTGCCGACCTTGTAGGCGATGCCGTCCTTCTTCAGCCCGTCCTCGGTGCGGCCGACGGTCGCCACCTCCGGCGCGGTGTAGAGCACGCCGGGGATCACCGCATAATTGACGTGGCCGGCGCGGCCGGCGAGCAGCTCGGCCACCGCCACGCCCTCCTCCTCGGCCTTGTGCGCCAGCATCGGCCCGGCGATGACGTCGCCGATGGCGTAGATGCCGGGCACGGTGGTGGCGTAATGCTCGTCGACCACGACGCGGCCTTTCTGGTCGAGCGCCACGCCTACCGCCTCAAGCCCCAGCCCGGCGGTGAACGGCACCCGGCCGATCGCCACCAGCACCACATCGGCCTCGATCTTCGACGCCTCGCCGCCGGCCGCCGGCTCGACGGTGAGGCTGAGCTGTTTGCCCGAAGTGTCGATGGCGCTGACCTTGGAGCCGAGGCGGAAGGTGAAGCCCTGGCGCTCGAGGATGCGCTGGAACTGACGACACACCTCCGAATCCATGCCGGGCAGGATGCGGTCGAGGAACTCGACCACCGTCACCTCGGCGCCGAGCCGCCGCCACACCGAGCCGAGCTCGAGCCCGATCACCCCGGCGCCGACCACCACCAGCTTGCCCGGCACGTGATCGAGCGCCAGCGCGCCGGTGGAGGAGACGATGCGGGTCTCGTCGATGGCGATGCCGGGAAGCTGGGCGACGTCCGAGCCGGTGGCAATGACGATCGCGGCGGCCTCGAGCACCTGGGTCGCGCCGTCCTCGGCTGTGACCTGGACGCGGCCGGGGGCGAGGATGGTGCCGAGCCCGTGAAAGCTGTCGATCTTGTTCTTCTTGAGCAGGAACTCGATGCCCTTGACGTTGCCGTCGATCGCCTCCTGCTTGAAGGCCATCATGGTCTTGAGGTCGAGCGCCGGCTTGCCGACCTTGATGCCCATCTTGGCGAAGGCGTGGCCGGCCTCATCGAACAGCTCGGAGGCGTGCAGCAGCGCCTTCGACGGGATGCAGCCGACATTGAGGCAGGTGCCGCCGAACGCCTTGCGCTTCTCGACCACCGCGACCTTGAGGCCGAGCTGGGCGGCGCGGATGGCGCAGACATAGCCGCCGGGGCCGGTGCCGATGACGATCAGATCGTAGGTCATGAAATCATTCCATTGTTCGGCGGAACACGCAAATTCCTTCACGAGCAAGGGCGGGAGCGACTACGCTAGTCGCGATATCAGCATCTCCGATATCAAGGTCCACCCTCACAGAGATCAGCATGCTCAGTTCCGTTTCCCAATTTTTGGCAAGCGCGAACCAATTACCTAACCTCTGCCCCTCGTCCCCGTCGGCCATAACAACCGCAACATCAAGATCGCTGTCAGGTCTATGGTTGCCGCGCGCACGGCTTCCAAACACCCAAACCTCTTTGATTTGCGGTACAGATCGCGCCCATTCCGCGATACGTGGGAACCAAATAAGAAGTTCCGGATCCATCACACGTCCAGCACCAGCCGGGTCGGATCCTCCAGCGCTTCCTTCACCCGCACCAGGAAGGTGACGGCGTCCTTGCCGTCGATGATGCGGTGGTCGTAGGACAGCGCCAGATACATCATCGGCCGCGCCACGATCTGGCCGCCGCGCACCACCGGCCGCTCCTCGATGCGGTGCATGCCGAGGATCGCCGACTGCGGTGCGTTGAGGATCGGCGTCGACATCAGCGAGCCGTAGACGCCGCCATTGGTGATGGTGAAGGTGCCGCCCTGCATGTCCTCGATGGTGAGCTGGCCGTCGCGGGCGCGCTTGCCGTAGGCGGTGATCACCTTCTCGATCTCGGCGATGGTGAGGCGGTCGGCGTCGCGCACCACCGGCACGACGAGGCCCTTGTCGGTGCCGACGGCGACGCCGACGTGGTAATAGTTCTTGTAGACGATGTCCTCGCCGTCGATCTCGGCGTTCACCGCCGGCATCTCGCGCAGCGCCTGCACGCAGGCCTTGACGAAGAAACCCATGAAGCCGAGCCGCGCGCCGTGCTTCTTCTCGAACGGCGTCTTGTATTCGTTGCGCAGGTTCATCACCGCGCTCATGTCGACGTCGTTGAACGTCGTCAGCATGGCGGCGGTGTTCTGCGCCTCCTTCAGCCGCCGGGCGATGGTCTGGCGCAGCTTGGACATGCGCACGCGCTCCTCGCGCGCGCTGTCGTCGGGCGCGGAGGGGGCGCGCACCTTGATCGGCGCGGCCGGCGCGGGCGCCCGCACCGGCGCGGGCGCCGGGGCATAGGCGGGGGCCGGCGCAGGCGCGGCGGCGGCGGCCAGCATGTCGCCCTTGGTGACGCGGCCGTCCTTGCCGGTGCCGGCGACGGTTGACGGATCGATGCCGCTTTCGGCGGCAAGCCGGCGCACCGCCGGGCCGTGCTCGACGGCGGGCTTCGCGGCCGGGGCCGCGGCGACAGGCGCGGGCGCAGGCGCGCTCTTCGCCGCCGGCTTGGCGCCGCCGGCGGCCCCTTCCTGCAGCAGGCCCAGCACCGCGCCGACGCCGACGGCGTCGCCCGGATTGGCCAGCACCTCGGCCAGCACGCCGGCGGCCGGCGCCGGCACCTCGACGGTGACCTTGTCGGTCTCGAGCTCGACCAGCGGCTCGTCGGCGGCAACCGCCTCGCCGGGCTTCTTGAACCAGCGGCCGATGGTGGCCTCGGTGACCGACTCGCCGAGCGTGGGAACGCGGATTTCCATCGTCATCGTCTCTTCTTCGCCCGCCGGGGGCGCCTCCCAATATGTGCCGCGGGTTTGCCGCCGGTCTCAGGCCGCCAGCGCCTCGTCGAGGAACGCCTGGAGCTGCGCGAGGTGCTTGGACATCAGGCCGGTGGCGGTGGCCGCCGCCGCCGGACGGCCGACATAGCGCGGCCGCCGCGTCTTCGCCCCGATCTGGCCGAGGATCCATTCGATGTAGGGCTCGACGAAGAACCACGCGCCCATGTTGCGCGGCTCCTCCTGGCACCACACCATCTCGGCGTGCTTGAAGCGCTGCAGCTCGTGCAGCAGCGCCTTGGCCGGGAACGGATAGAGCTGCTCCAGCCGCAGGAAATAGACGTCGTCGACGCCGCGCCGCTCGCGCTCCTCGAACAGGTCGTAATAGACCTTGCCCGAGCACATCACGACGCGGCGGATCTTGTCGTCGGAGACCAGCTTGACGCGATCGGTCGGCATGCTCTGGGCGCTGTCGAGCAGCACGCGGTGGAACGACGTGCCCGACACCATGTCGTCGAGATGCGACACCACGCGCTTGTGGCGCAGCAGCGACTTCGGCGTCATCAGGATCAGCGGCTTCCTGAAGTCGCGCTTCAACTGCCGGCGCAGGATGTGGAAGTAGTTGGCCGGCGTCGAGCAGTTGGCGACCTGCATGTTGTCCTCGGCGCAGAGCTGCAGATAGCGCTCCAGCCGCGCCGAGGAATGCTCGGGCCCCTGCCCCTCATAGCCGTGCGGCAGCAGGCAGACGAGGCCGGACATGCGCAACCACTTGCGCTCGCCCGCCGACAGGAACTGGTCGAACACCACCTGCGCGCCATTGGCGAAGTCGCCGAACTGCGCTTCCCAGGCGACCAGCGTGTTGGGCTCGGCCAGCGAATAGCCGTATTCGAAGCCGAGCACCGCCTCCTCCGAGAGCATCGAGTTGATGACCTCGTAGCGGGCCTGGCCGTCGCGGATGTGGTTGAGCGGCGTGTAGCGCTCCTCGGTCTCCTGGTCGGTCAGCACCGAATGGCGCTGCGAGAAGGTGCCGCGCTCCGAATCCTGGCCCGACAGGCGCACATTGTAGCCCTCGACGCACAGCGAGCCGAACGCCAGCGCCTCGGCCATGCCCCAGTCGATGCCCTCGCCGCTCTCGATCATCTTGCGGCGGCCTTCGAGCACGCGATGGATGGTGCGGTGGACGTGGAAGCCCGCCGGCACCTCGGTGATCCGCAGGCCGACCTCCTTCAGCGTCTCGACCGGCACGCCGGTATCGCCGCGGCGCGGATCCTCGGCGTCCTTGGCCGCCTTGATGCCGGCCCAGCGGCCGTCGAGCCAATCGGCCTTGTTGGGGCGGAACGCCTGACCGGCCTCGTACTCGGCATCGAGCCGGGCGCGCCAGTCGGCCTTCATCTTCTCGATCTCGCCGTCGGTGACGACGCCTTCCTCGACCAGCTTCCTGCCGTAGAGCTGCAGCACCGTCGGATGCGAGCGGATGCGCTTGTACATCAAGGGCTGGGTGAAGGCCGGCTCGTCGCCCTCATTGTGGCCGAAGCGCCGGTAGCAGAACATGTCGATGACGACAGGCTTCTGGAAGCGCTGGCGGAACTCGGTGGCGATCTTCGCGGCATAGACCACCGCCTCGGGGTCGTCGCCATTGCAGTGGAGCACCGGCGCCTCGACCATCTTCGCCACGTCCGACGGATAGGGCGAGGAGCGCGAGAAGCGCGGATCGGTGGTGAAGCCGATCTGGTTGTTGACGATGAAGTGGATCGAGCCACCGGTGCGGTGGCCGCGCAGCCCCGACAGGCCGAGACACTCCGCCACCACGCCCTGGCCGGCGAACGCCGCGTCGCCATGGATCAAGAGCGGCAGCACCGCGCGCCGGTCGTCCGGCTGGCAGTGAAGCTGGTCCTGCTTGGCGCGCACCTTGCCCAGCACCACCGGATCGACGATCTCGAGATGCGAGGGGTTCGGCGTCAGCGACAAATGCACCTTGTTGCCGTCGAACTCGCGATCCGACGAGGCGCCGAGGTGATACTTGACGTCGCCCGAGCCCTCGACATCGTCGGGGTGGAACGAGCCGCCCTTGAACTCATGGAACAGCGCGCGGTGCGGCTTGCCCATCACCTGCGCCAGCATGTTGAGCCGGCCGCGGTGGGCCATGCCGAGCACGATCTCGCGCACGCCGAGATGGCCGCCGCGCTTGATGATCTGCTCCATCGCCGGGATCACCGCCTCGCCGCCGTCGAGGCCGAAGCGCTTGGTGCCGGTGTATTTGACATCGAGGAACTTCTCGAAGCCCTCGGCCTCCACCAGCTTGTTGAGGATGGCGCGCTTGCCCTCGCGGGTGAAGTGGATCTCCTTGTCCGGACCCTCGATGCGCTCCTGGATCCACGCCTTCTCCATCGGATCGGAGATGTGCATGAACTCGACGCCGAGCGTCTGGCAGTAGGTGCGGCGGAGAATGACCAGCATCTCGCGCACGGTCGCGAATTCGAGGCCGAGCACGTGGTCGATGAAGATCTTGCGGTCGTAGTCGGCCTCGGTGAAGCCGTACGAGACGGGATCGAGCTCGCCATGGTCGTGGCGGGTAGCGATGCCCAGCGGATCGAGGTCGGCGTGCAGATGGCCGCGCATGCGGAAGGCGCGGATCATCATGATCGCGCGCACCGAGTCGCGCGAGGCGCGCTGGATCTGCTCCTCGGAGATGACGGCGCCGCGGCTGGCTTCGGCGGATTTGGCGCGGATGCGCTCGCCGACCGTCTTCTCCAGCGCCGACCAGTTGCCGTCGAGCGCGGAGACCAGCTCGCCATTGGCCGGCACCGGCCAGTCGGCGCGCTTCCACGAGGCGCCGCGGGCGCTGCGCGCGGCCTCGCCGCGGTTCTCGTCGAGATCGGCGAAGAAGTCGCGCCACTGCGCCTCCACCCCCGCCGGATCGGTCTGGAAGCGGGCGTAGAGATCCTCGATATAGGCGGCGCTGCCGCCGGAGAGGAACGCGGTCTGGGCGAGCAGCTTGTTCTTGTCCTGGCGTGCCATGCGACACCTCCGGAGCGCCACGGCGCTCCCGCTTTGCAGTCATACGGTTTCCGGTCGATCCCTTCGGACGCCCGGAAACGGCCCCGTGGGTGGACCGCAATTGAGACAGCGGCCTCGTTGCTGGTGCGGCCCGCTCTGGGCCGAGCCGTCTGCGGAAAGGCGCCGGCGGATGCCGCCGGCGCCTTGCCAAGTTCGTGTCAGCCCTTCAGCACTTCGACCAGGGTCTTGCCGAGGCGGGCCGGCGAGGGCGACACCTTGATGCCGGCGGCTTCCATCGCCGCGATCTTGCTGCCGGCATCGCCCTTGCCGCCGGAGATGATGGCGCCGGCATGGCCCATGCGGCGGCCGGGCGGGGCGGTGACGCCGGCGATGAAGCCGACCATCGGCTTCCTGCGGCCGCGCTTGGCCTCGTCGATCAGGAACTGCGCCGCCTCTTCCTCGGCCGAGCCGCCGATCTCGCCGATCATGATGATCGACTCGGTCTTGGGGTCGGCGAGGAACAGCTCCAGCATGTCGATGAACTCGGT from Blastochloris tepida includes:
- a CDS encoding 2-oxoglutarate dehydrogenase E1 component, which codes for MARQDKNKLLAQTAFLSGGSAAYIEDLYARFQTDPAGVEAQWRDFFADLDENRGEAARSARGASWKRADWPVPANGELVSALDGNWSALEKTVGERIRAKSAEASRGAVISEEQIQRASRDSVRAIMMIRAFRMRGHLHADLDPLGIATRHDHGELDPVSYGFTEADYDRKIFIDHVLGLEFATVREMLVILRRTYCQTLGVEFMHISDPMEKAWIQERIEGPDKEIHFTREGKRAILNKLVEAEGFEKFLDVKYTGTKRFGLDGGEAVIPAMEQIIKRGGHLGVREIVLGMAHRGRLNMLAQVMGKPHRALFHEFKGGSFHPDDVEGSGDVKYHLGASSDREFDGNKVHLSLTPNPSHLEIVDPVVLGKVRAKQDQLHCQPDDRRAVLPLLIHGDAAFAGQGVVAECLGLSGLRGHRTGGSIHFIVNNQIGFTTDPRFSRSSPYPSDVAKMVEAPVLHCNGDDPEAVVYAAKIATEFRQRFQKPVVIDMFCYRRFGHNEGDEPAFTQPLMYKRIRSHPTVLQLYGRKLVEEGVVTDGEIEKMKADWRARLDAEYEAGQAFRPNKADWLDGRWAGIKAAKDAEDPRRGDTGVPVETLKEVGLRITEVPAGFHVHRTIHRVLEGRRKMIESGEGIDWGMAEALAFGSLCVEGYNVRLSGQDSERGTFSQRHSVLTDQETEERYTPLNHIRDGQARYEVINSMLSEEAVLGFEYGYSLAEPNTLVAWEAQFGDFANGAQVVFDQFLSAGERKWLRMSGLVCLLPHGYEGQGPEHSSARLERYLQLCAEDNMQVANCSTPANYFHILRRQLKRDFRKPLILMTPKSLLRHKRVVSHLDDMVSGTSFHRVLLDSAQSMPTDRVKLVSDDKIRRVVMCSGKVYYDLFEERERRGVDDVYFLRLEQLYPFPAKALLHELQRFKHAEMVWCQEEPRNMGAWFFVEPYIEWILGQIGAKTRRPRYVGRPAAAATATGLMSKHLAQLQAFLDEALAA